Proteins encoded together in one Amblyomma americanum isolate KBUSLIRL-KWMA chromosome 1, ASM5285725v1, whole genome shotgun sequence window:
- the LOC144135410 gene encoding uncharacterized protein LOC144135410, with protein MAFLRGVLVGDSQLKFLCSSRLRLSPVVRTCTFSFSGHDAISLAEIIIETCFRRADFVVLYVGGNDLDRGDDPREIASHIKDLVLLLQENVASVVLVFKVLPRHFDEPRKAQFEDRRRRQLNRRLSATLKRLSGVHILNPEHRFLDASGKPMLSLFAADRYHVARDRGIDQMSKIIVAALVKIYGPGIASASRARPGEVYVVNRCRRCGAKGHKTDHCWAYCSPRRHAAAGRG; from the exons atggcttttttgcgtggtgtgctcgtcggcgacagccagctgaaatttttgtgcagttctcGCTTGCGGCTTTCGCCGGTAGTGAGaacatgcactttcagctttagcggccacgacgcaatcagcctagctgaaatAATTATCGAGACATGCTTTCGGCGCGCCGATTTTGTGGTCCTATATGTTGGCGGCAACGATCTCGACAGAGGagatgacccgcgagaaatcgccagccacataaag gacctcgttttgctgctgcaggagaacgtggccagtgtcgtgctggtcttcaaagtcttgccacgccatttcgatgagccacgtaaggcgcaatttgaggaccgccggcgtcgccagctgaaccgccgtctgtcagccacgctgaagcgcttgtcgggcgtgcacattctcaaccccgag catcgtttcctggatgcttctggcaagccgatgctatccttgtttgccgcagaccgatatcacgtggcgagagaccggggcatcgaccagatgtcaaagattatcgtcgcggccctcgtcaagatctacggaccagggatagcgtcggcttcaagggcaagaccaggagaggtgtacgtcgtgaaccggtgtcgtcggtgcggagccaaagggcacaagacggaccactgctgggcctactgctcaccgcgccgccacgccgctgcaggtcgcggttga
- the LOC144135420 gene encoding uncharacterized protein LOC144135420 produces MPCAFQDLVFLLQEHVVLVFKILQLHYDDPHKVRFEDRRRRHLNRRLTATMKRLSGVHVLNHEHRFLDASGEPMLSLFAADRGIDQMSKIIVAALVKIYGPGIASASRARPGEVYVVHRCRRCGAKGHKTDHCGPTAHRAATPLQVAVEVLLQTALFRATSLFPGRSRASRFVPAFPLCRNRRQTSKSRGVS; encoded by the exons atgccttgcgcattccaggacctcgttttcctgctgcaggagcacgtcgtgctggtgttcaaaattttgcaactccattacgacgacccacataaggtgcggtttgaggaccgccggcgtcgccatctgaaccgccgtctgacagccacgatgaagcgcttgtctggcgtgcacgttctcaatcacgag catcgtttcctggatgcttctggcgagccgatgctgtccttgtttgccgcagaccggggcatcgaccagatgtcaaagattatcgtcgcggccctcgtcaagatctacggaccagggatagcgtcggcttcaagggcaagaccaggagaggtgtacgtcgtgcaccggtgtcgtcggtgcggagccaaagggcacaagacggaccactgtgggcctactgctcaccgcgccgccacgccgctgcaggtcgcggttgaagtgctcctgcaaacggccctctttagggccacctcattgtttcctggcagatcgcgagcgtcccgtttcgtgcccgcattccctctctgtcgaaatcgacgccagacatcaaaatcgcgcggtgtgagctag